Proteins encoded in a region of the Phacochoerus africanus isolate WHEZ1 chromosome 8, ROS_Pafr_v1, whole genome shotgun sequence genome:
- the GPI gene encoding glucose-6-phosphate isomerase gives MAALTQNPQFKKLQTWYHEHRSDLNLRRLFEGDKDRFNHFSLNLNTNHGRILLDYSKNLVTGAVMQMLVDLAKSRGVEAARERMFNGEKINFTEDRAVLHVALRNRSNTPILVDGKDVMPEVNRVLEKMKSFCKRVRSGEWKGYSGKSITDVINIGIGGSDLGPLMVTEALKPYSAEGPRVWFVSNIDGTHIAKTLATLNPESSLFIIASKTFTTQETITNAETAKEWFLQSAKDPSAVAKHFVALSTNTTKVKEFGIDPQNMFEFWDWVGGRYSLWSAIGLSIALHVGFDNFEQLLSGAHWMDQHFRTTPLEKNAPVLLALLGIWYINFFGCETHAMLPYDQYLHRFAAYFQQGDMESNGKYITKSGTRVDHQTGPIVWGEPGTNGQHAFYQLIHQGTKMIPCDFLIPVQTQHPIRKGLHHKILLANFLAQTEALMKGKSTEEARKELQAAGKSPGDFEKLLPHKVFEGNRPTNSIVFTKLTPFILGALIAMYEHKIFVQGVIWDINSFDQWGVELGKQLAKKIEPELDGSSPVTSHDSSTNGLINFIKQEREARSQ, from the exons ATGGCTGCACTCACCCAGAACCCGCAGTTCAAGAAGCTGCAGACCTGGTACCACGAGCACCGCTCTGACCTCAACTTGCGCCGCCTTTTCGAAGGGGACAAGGACCGCTTCAACCACTTCAG CTTGAACCTCAACACCAACCATGGCCGTATTCTGTTGGATTACTCCAAGAATCTTGTGACGGGGGCTGTGATGCAGATGCTGGTGGACCTG GCCAAGTCCAGGGGTGTGGAGGCTGCCCGGGAGCGCATGTTCAATGGCGAGAAGATCAACTTCACCGAG GATCGGGCGGTGCTGCACGTGGCCCTGAGGAACCGGTCAAACACACCCATTCTAGTGGACGGCAAGGATGTGATGCCAGAGGTCAACAGGGTCCTGGAGAAGATGAAGTCTTTCTGCAAG cgTGTCCGGAGTGGTGAATGGAAAGGGTACTCGGGCAAGTCCATCACGGACGTCATCAACATTGGCATCGGCGGCTCTGACCTG GGACCCCTCATGGTGACGGAAGCCCTCAAGCCGTACTCTGCAGAAGGCCCCCGGGTCTGGTTCGTCTCCAACATTGATGGGACCCACATTGCCAAAACGCTGGCCACCCTGAACCCCGAGTCGTCCCTGTTCATCATTGCCTCCAAG ACCTTCACCACCCAAGAGACCATCACGAATGCGGAGACGGCGAAGGAGTGGTTTCTTCAGTCGGCCAAGGAT CCCTCTGCAGTCGCAAAGCACTTTGTCGCCCTGTCTACCAATACT ACCAAAGTGAAGGAGTTTGGAATTGATCCTCAAAACATGTTCGAGTTCTGGGAT TGGGTGGGAGGCCGCTACTCGCTCTGGTCAGCCATCGGACTCTCCATTGCCCTGCACGTGG GGTTTGACAACTTCGAGCAGCTGCTCTCAGGGGCTCACTGGATG GACCAGCACTTCCGCACGACACCCCTGGAGAAGAACGCCCCCGTCCTGCTGGCTCTGCTGGGTATCTGGTACATCAATTTCTTTGGGTGTGAGACGCACGCCATGCTGCCGTATGACCAGTACCTGCACCGCTTTGCTGCCTACTTCCAGCAG GGTGACATGGAGTCCAACGGGAAGTACATCACCAAGTCCGGCACCCGTGTGGACCACCAGACGGGCCCCATTGTGTGGGGGGAGCCAGGGACCAATGGCCAGCATGCCTTCTACCAGCTCATCCACCAAG GTACCAAGATGATACCCTGTGACTTCCTCATCCCGGTCCAGACACAGCACCCAATACGGAAGGGTTTGCATCACAAG ATCCTCCTGGCGAACTTCTTGGCCCAGACTGAGGCCCTAATGAAGGGGAAGTCGACGGAAGAGGCCCGGAAGGAGCTGCAGGCCGCTGGGAAGAGTCCAGGGGACTTTGAGAAACTGCTGCCCCACAAG GTCTTTGAAGGAAATCGCCCCACCAACTCTATTGTGTTCACCAAGCTCACGCCGTTCATCCTTGGAGCCTTGATTG CCATGTACGAGCACAAGATCTTCGTCCAGGGCGTCATCTGGGACATCAACAGCTTTGACCAGTGGGG AGTGGAGCTGGGAAAGCAGCTGGCTAAGAAAATTGAACCGGAGCTTGATGGCAGCAGCCCAGTGACTTCTCATGATTCTTCCACCAATGGGCTCATCAACTTCATCAAGCAGGAGCGTGAGGCCAGAAGCCAATAA